In Electrophorus electricus isolate fEleEle1 chromosome 6, fEleEle1.pri, whole genome shotgun sequence, a single genomic region encodes these proteins:
- the ndr1 gene encoding nodal-related 1: MRPLICGIFCTIFVRWIHSEYAGALTGFHEKYINRIGGSPQNGRGQSSRARDPNKYPLYMMHLYRTLLSGDSKSTVNSFRLSHENPSLHNSNSVLSLVAKSCYQVGDKWVITFDMSSISATDNVQRAELRIGLPEFSTSDNAKVDIYHAPKDKCNQNFCTEERLHLGSLRATPSSSASHSSWRVLNITVLLKYWLHQGGPPPHQGTIQEDQSNTGTSHGLKTIQHTTANSVMIVVYSKQSQADTSTLIHTAEHSKYVAVDRGSGGQGPVARRQKRNHRAHKRLHEGSGVGRLPSPSHAEGATKPLCRKVDMWVDFEQIGWSKWIIYPKRYNAYRCEGSCPTPLNESFSPTNHAYMQSLLLLHHADRIPCPSCVPTLLAPVSMLYYENGKMVMRNHEGMVAEACGCR; the protein is encoded by the exons ATGAGACCATTGATCTGCGGGATCTTCTGCACGATTTTCGTGCGCTGGATCCATTCAGAATACGCGGGTGCTTTGACTGGATTCCACGAGAAATATATTAACAGGATCGGCGGATCCCCCCAAAACGGCAGAGGACAAAGCTCTCGTGCTCGCGATCCGAACAAGTATCCGCTGTACATGATGCATCTCTACCGGACTTTACTATCTGGAGACAGCAAATCAACTGTCAACTCTTTCAGGCTCAGTCATGAAAATCCGTCTCTTCATAATTCCAATTCAGTCCTAAGCTTGGTCGCAAAAA GCTGCTACCAGGTTGGTGACAAGTGGGTGATTACATTTGATATGTCCTCAATCTCAGCGACTGATAACGTCCAGCGAGCAGAGCTACGCATTGGTCTGCCTGAGTTTTCCACCTCCGATAACGCAAAGGTGGACATTTACCATGCTCCGAAAGACAAGTGTAATCAGAATTTCTGCACTGAAGAACGTCTTCACTTGGGCAGCCTGAGAGCAACACCAAGCAGCTCTGCATCACACTCCTCCTGGAGGGTCCTCAATATCACAGTCTTGCTCAAGTATTGGTTGCACCAGGGCGGACCACCACCACACCAGGGAACAATTCAGGAAGACCAGAGCAACACAGGAACCAGTCATGGGCTTAAAACTATTCAGCATACCACAGCAAACAGTGTCATGATAGTAGTCTACTCCAAGCAAAGCCAGGCAGACACATCAACCCTCATCCACACAGCTGAACACTCAAAGTATGTAGCTGTGGATCGGGGCAGTGGAGGTCAGGGGCCCGTGGCCCGGCGGCAAAAGCGGAACCACAGAGCTCATAAGAGATTGCATGAAGGATCTGGGGTTGGCAGGCTGCCAAGTCCCTCACATGCAGAGGGTGCAACAAAACCTTTGTGCAGAAAGGTGGACATGTGGGTGGACTTCGAGCAGATTGGCTGGAGCAAGTGGATCATTTATCCGAAGAGGTACAATGCTTATCGCTGTGAGGGTAGCTGTCCAACACCTTTGAATGAGTCCTTCTCCCCAACAAACCATGCCTACATGCAG AGTCTTCTGCTGCTGCACCATGCTGACCGTATCCCCTGCCCGTCCTGCGTACCCACACTCCTGGCTCCTGTCTCCATGCTCTACTACGAGAATGGCAAGATGGTGATGCGGAACCATGAGGGCATGGTGGCAGAGGCGTGCGGCTGCCGTTAA